AATCCCCCTGACCCCAGGGTCTGTGCTCCACATGATCCTGGGGGGACCATCTTCCTGGGGCCTCCGTCCACTCCCTGATCAATCAAGTGTTAAGTACAATGTGACCGCTGTGAAAATAAGGCTGCTCGTCACCAGTTTGGAGGAGCCTACAGAGGTCACCACTTGCTTTTACGCTGTCAAAGTCCTTCTCATATGCATGTTCAGATCTTTGACACGGAGTGAAGAATGCTTTTACTGAGCAGGCTTATCAGCAAAGCGAgacatttagtttattttgaGCCCTTCTGATGGACCTCTGACCTTTCCCGTATTCGTTACTGTGACTAATTTGTGTGGCCTGTGACCTATTGAAAGGGAGTCTCTTCGGAGTGCCACAGGGCACAATTCACACTGTCCCACTATCAGGACTTAAAAGGATTAAATGTTTTTCTCCAAAACAAGGTGCTGATATTGAATGACTGTGAATGAGCCAGGTCAGGAAAAAGCCAGGTCATTGTGAGGATGCAGCAAAAGGTCATTGACACTCAGAATCTGTACACTTGGCCAAATATGTTGGAAAACCGGTGAACTAAATGATTCGCCTGGAGTTTAAGAGAGGCTGTTTTGATATCTCTATTGTATCTTTCAAATATTCTGGAATGCTCATCACTAGAGGTGAATTTCACATATTTCCAGCTCTGCGTGCTTCCACGCTGTGGCATGTAGATGAACCGAGGTCTGAAGCCTGGGTTTTTATTGTATGGGAAAGAACGTTCATACTGAAATATTCtagttaataaaataataacgaACAATGTTTTTATCCTACAATTGAAACCTGGCAGATTCTCCTGTGTGAAGGAGAAGGTAGGACTTTAttgaaatgggcaaaaattaAGGTCGGAAATAAGAAAAGATTTAAGTTGTACCAAAAACTCTGGCATGTTTATTATATCCAGCCAATGCTATAGAAAGTGGTCCCCTGGGCAAGTCATGCTTTTCAGCATTCTTGCACTTTCCTGATGGTTTCACAACTAGTTCATTGATATTTTCTCCCTTTGGCGATAACACCAAAACTGTACAAGTCCTTCATTTGTCGACTTTGATTTGTTACCCCACTGAAAACGCTAATGAAGTTATACAAAATCAGTGTGGCGTGCCTAAAGATTTCTGGAAGGTTCCGCAGATATTGCAAGTGGTTACGCAACTGCACAATGTAATCCGGTATAAATCTTTTTGGGGTAATATATTTGAGCAATCTGCTGATGAAAGTTTAAAGTGTCAACAGCCTTGTCAGAAAGCCTATGAGCTGTATGACAGGCCAAAAAAAGCAGTGGAAAGTGAAATTCCTTTATGTTACAGGAGCAGAACAGTTATGCAATAAATGTACATTATGTACAAGTTACCTTTGACTGCTTACCTGCAGAtgcttattctttttttttttgacctgaGAGCTTATAGAAGCCTAAagacttttgtttttatgagaacaaaacataaaatccaAAAAGtggaaatacatgtttttttggaACACTGTAAAATCTAAACGAATTCATTTAGAATTCAATTCCCCTTGGGATTTGCATCAGGAtatatgttctgtttttctgtgttgcATGATATTCATCATCATAGAGAGAACATTGTTGAGTACTTGTTGTGTACCTGAGAGCGTGCTCGCGAAATTATTATCAGCTGTCTCCACCTTGTGGACATGTGCAGTTATGCGCATTTTACATTTGGTGACTAGATTCTTCTTACGTTTgccaaaaaacagcataaagcAGTAAATTTCTAAGCATTTTTACATTGCCCTTGTAAGTTACATAAAGAGGAACGGAATTGACTTTTCAAAATATctatataataaaattattaaatgaGAAGTAATGAAATGTCCCGATCTCAAGAGGCTTAACAAGGAggaattgtttacagtgctgttgatgggaaccagacgtctgtgGACTGAAAGTTATTGTAAAAAATGAGACAAGCTTTTaccctaaaatgtatttttttaatatgccaAAACACCCCACAAAAAAATTTAGTTTTACCATTagaattacatataaaaagatATGTGTTGATTCAGTGgtcaaatattatatatatgctGTAGACATTGTGGCCCCGGGTTCCTACTACCTCTGTAATTATTCTCCACAGTGCACCATTTATCATCAACACACTCTGAATAActtaatttagaaaaatcagtcaAATCTTCTTCAAAACTAGTTAGAATTTTGTTACGTGGCTGGTCACCTGCTGTGCCTCGAGGTGCTTCCATAGCTTGTGTTAACCATAATACgttttttgtttcttgtatTTTGTTCAGCATTCCTGATAAATAGTGTTTTTAGCCTTGCATGCTCTCTATGGTTCCCTAAAATGAGCTCCATGTAATGAACATTCTACATTGCTTGGACAAAAGAGCTCTGTAGTTGGACTCTTTCAGAGCTTACCTGTGAATGAATCCTGATTAACAGGGTCCAAACCACCAGGAGTCTTTCCACGTTCGATACTTTCCTCTGGAGTACTCCCAGAAACTGGCGTATCTGGCTTGAAATGAGAACTTGTTATAAGAGCAGTGCTGGGCGTCAATGCCTTGACATCCTCGCTGTTACACCGAGTGACTTCTGCTCCCAGGATGGAGCCGTGCTGTTGGGATGAATATTGTATGGATGCTTGGCGAGGAGTGCAAGTTTTGCTTCCCGGTACTTCGTGCTTCAGTTTGGAGCTGTCTTTGCTGCACACAGCTCTCTGATTTAGAGGTTTGTACTGGCATACCGTGTGGGCTAGCACACTTCCTGAGCTCATTTGTCTCGCAGTAGCAGAAGAGGTGCATGCTAATTGACATGATTTGGTTTGGCTTGGCTGAACTACATAGAGCAACTCTTCTTGGCTTGACACAGTTGTTGAGGTGGAGGCCAGTGGGGGTAGGAGTGCCTGAGAGACACATGATGCTTCTGCTTTTGTTTGCATTATCTCTCCATCTGTACCCAATATAAGATGAGGAGGACTGTGCTGTTCGGGAGTCTTTAGTAGAGGCTGAGGATCTGAGTCTATTATTTTGGATGTGTCTGAAACTTTCTCCTGTACCAACACAGGTCTTCTCTCTGCAGGTGTTTCAGGCTTGTTGAGATTTGTCATCGATGTGTCACTTGTTCCTTGACTTGCAGTGTCTTTGCTCCACTTTGCTCCACAACTTTGATCCATCGTGGGTGCTGAGAGGTGTGTCGAGACCCGGTCGTGCACAGAAGAGTTGCTAGGCTGTTCAGAGGGGAGATTGTGAGATGAAAGAAGCTCACTCAGGCTCTCACCAGGCCTTTGTTCAAGACACAATCCAAGGGTGATGGGACACGCAGCAGACTTAATATCTTTCGGAAGATCGGCGTCCTCACGTGCTGCACTTATCAAGTTGTGCTGTTGTGCTGATGCGTTTGCGCTGGTGTCCAGCGGTGCTGAGATATGGTGCTCTGTCTTTGAACCTGAGGCTGAACTTGAAATAACCCCTTTAGGGCAAAAATcggttaaataaatattttgaggCGGCGAATCATAAACGTTTTTTGAACTCTTTCCCTCATTTGTGTCTGTTGATCCAACTGAAATCGGTGTTACGTCTGGAGTTTTGGTGAGCGTGTTCTGGTTTACATTCCTACGTGCCACACACACTTTAGTTCCTGTGTCACCAGGACATTGTTTATGCATTCCCTGCGAAACACCTGGAATTGTGTCTGTCTGAGAAGTTTCTGGCTCCTTGCTGACAAAAGATTGACTCCCTTCCAGCTTCAAAAAGTCCTGTTTTTCAATCTGTGGCTCTATCAGAGCTAACTGCTCATCTGAAATGAGTTGCATGACTATCTGAAGGTCTGCTGTTCGCACATAAAATGTGTCCTGAGCCAAGGCCTTTGAGTCATTCACCAATAACATCTTGCCCTCAAACTGGGCTCCCTGGAAGGCAGTGTGGCTCAACCCCAGTGGGATGCCATCTGTTGAGCTCTGACATGCTGGGGCATGTGTGTCCAGTGGAGGTCCTGGTGGTTGTCTTGAGATTACTGCAGATGTAGCAGGATTGTTTTGTATTACAGACCCTGTAGTTGCTGTATAAATCTGTATGGGTTGTGTAGATGTAGATGTGTGATTCAGTGATGAGTCCATGCTGTGAACCATGACAGATTGATTTTGCCCCAAGGCTGTGAAAGTCTGAAGAGGCTGACTCAGAACTGATGATATTGAAGGTCCTGACTTGCTGTTGATCATGTATGCAGAGCCCTGATGTTGCGTTGGCATGTTAACGTGTTTGTTCTCTGGAATAAGCGAAACCAGCGTTGGTGTACCCGAAGTGACTGAAGTTGATGTGTAGATACTAGGCTGAGATAGTGTCTGTGCTTTATTAGCATTCTGCCCTATACATGCACCAGATGGGATGGCTGTGTACTTTGCCTTTGTTGTGGCTGCTGTAGACAAAGTAGCTTGCTGTTCCTGTGCAGAGGACATCACTGTTGAGGATAACTGACACTGAAGTGTAGGTGAATCACACTGCTGGGCAGATTGATGGCTTAACCTAGGAGCCTGGCTGGGTGAGGGCTGATTCAGTGAAGGACGACTGCAAACACCAGAATCTGACCCTCCATCTGTAGAACACGGTATCTTCAGCTGGTACTTGGGAAGAAAGCTGGTTTTGGCTTGAGAAACAGAGGAGACGCTAGAAGAGGCAGAAGGAGACCCAGATGTCCCGCTCGCACTGGCCGCAAAAAGAGGAGAGCTGTGCCTCTTGTAAAGGAACTGTGTCTGATTTGAAGAAGATGGTCTGCAGAAACTGCCTTGTCTGTGAAGATTTAACCTGTTGTCCTGTTCCAGTGTAGTTATGCTGGATGTTTGAAAAGCATCACCACATACTGACTGTAGTGACTGATTGATTACGTCCGGTAGGGTGGCATTTGCCTGTCTGCTTCCAGAAGTCAATACACCTTGCTGCCGCATAAGTGAAGCCGCATTTTCCATCATGATGGAAAgatcgttttctgttttctgttttttcctctctgaaGGAATAGGACTTGAAAGTTGAGCTTCTGGTCCTTTGCTTTTTTCCTCTGTGCCTTTCATGAAACTTGTCTCAGTGTTCAAGTTGCAGCTTGGAACATTAGTCTGCTTGTCCAAACCATGCTGCAGTAGGCCAGTTTGATTTGTCAAAGGACTTTGCAGGAGTACATATGAAGAAATAACCTGACTGGATGTCTGTGCCGTGAGTACATTAACAGTAGGGGTCAGAGACACAGCTGGGCAGGAAGTAAAACTTACAGATGCAGATgaattgctctctctctgttggcTTATTTGAATCCCCTGGCTTTCTGTTTGCTCCAGGCTAAGTGTAGCCTTTCTACTCTTCAAGaggctgtctttctctgtgttgtAGAGCTTTTTGAATGTCCCACCTCCGTACATGTACCATTTGTTATAGGCAAATTTCTGTGCTTTCTTCCTACGGTATCTTTTGCCCCCTGACTCTGTTGAAGCGTCGCCGCAGTCTCCGTCTGAGCTGAGGCTACCGTGACTCCCTCTCTCCACTGAAGATCCTTCTGCTACAGATAGGCAGTCCACCGCTACCTGTCTGACCAGTGAACGATGGCTGGGTGCATGTTGATCTACTGACTTGAATGGGTAGATATTCCCTGCGCTACACCTCCTGCTCAGGGGAACACTGTCTCCTTGAAAAGACGAAGCTGTTCTATCACTGTTCTGTATGCCCACGCTAAATGGCAAAGAGCTGCTCCGTGTTAACGGTGCATGCTCCAAGCTTGTGGAGTGCTGTGTAGGCACAGAGCTGTACATAGTCCTACCTCTCCGATCTTGCGTTTGCAAACCGGAGACTTGGTGCTTGTTGCTTCTCATCTCAAAATGGAATGAGTCTTTGTATGTGTAAGGCATCGGAAGATCGATGCTGCCTTGTTTTGACAGCACCGTCTTCCTCGGACGCACATTAACCAGGTGTTTGTCGTCCACCAGCACACTGTTTTCAGATATCAGCTTCAAGATGTGCTCCTCtagcttttgtttcttttgaacGGACACATTGGTTTTGGCGTCATCAGTAGCCACATCGGATAGTTTCTTGGAGTTTCCAGGTTCCTGCAGTTCCATGCTAGACTCAGGCAAAGATTCCATGCTGGGATCATGCAGAGTGTCTCCATGGCTGGAAGTCAAGGGCTGTTCACTGCTTTCACTAAAGCCTGAATCTGTGCTGTCATGGCTTTGAGACTTGCCTTGGGACA
This genomic interval from Pygocentrus nattereri isolate fPygNat1 chromosome 21, fPygNat1.pri, whole genome shotgun sequence contains the following:
- the znf831 gene encoding zinc finger protein 831; amino-acid sequence: MATGKQGFVRAAEPQHSVSMQREKEMRVQAPLTAMYIQAMPGLPTYSQTQPTAIQDAAVIPLPVPMMRANQTLPILTLHIAHSGATVQQQRPETPASSPRPKSAGKHVCPHCGRDCLKPSVLEKHLRCHTGERPYPCTTCGISFKTQSNLYKHKRTQAHARLSSESGKGDFSSQESTESLKDTCSSSSLELQSEDSGDINKSDSVLPVVTTTTTFSSVQVTLTEEKTASDTEWALCKAAVVGLIASPSHGQQEILNSGGKRVQLASEAKNEATSTQTISPAGDGHAPLTPNRTPLQRQEALDSKLSQGKSQSHDSTDSGFSESSEQPLTSSHGDTLHDPSMESLPESSMELQEPGNSKKLSDVATDDAKTNVSVQKKQKLEEHILKLISENSVLVDDKHLVNVRPRKTVLSKQGSIDLPMPYTYKDSFHFEMRSNKHQVSGLQTQDRRGRTMYSSVPTQHSTSLEHAPLTRSSSLPFSVGIQNSDRTASSFQGDSVPLSRRCSAGNIYPFKSVDQHAPSHRSLVRQVAVDCLSVAEGSSVERGSHGSLSSDGDCGDASTESGGKRYRRKKAQKFAYNKWYMYGGGTFKKLYNTEKDSLLKSRKATLSLEQTESQGIQISQQRESNSSASVSFTSCPAVSLTPTVNVLTAQTSSQVISSYVLLQSPLTNQTGLLQHGLDKQTNVPSCNLNTETSFMKGTEEKSKGPEAQLSSPIPSERKKQKTENDLSIMMENAASLMRQQGVLTSGSRQANATLPDVINQSLQSVCGDAFQTSSITTLEQDNRLNLHRQGSFCRPSSSNQTQFLYKRHSSPLFAASASGTSGSPSASSSVSSVSQAKTSFLPKYQLKIPCSTDGGSDSGVCSRPSLNQPSPSQAPRLSHQSAQQCDSPTLQCQLSSTVMSSAQEQQATLSTAATTKAKYTAIPSGACIGQNANKAQTLSQPSIYTSTSVTSGTPTLVSLIPENKHVNMPTQHQGSAYMINSKSGPSISSVLSQPLQTFTALGQNQSVMVHSMDSSLNHTSTSTQPIQIYTATTGSVIQNNPATSAVISRQPPGPPLDTHAPACQSSTDGIPLGLSHTAFQGAQFEGKMLLVNDSKALAQDTFYVRTADLQIVMQLISDEQLALIEPQIEKQDFLKLEGSQSFVSKEPETSQTDTIPGVSQGMHKQCPGDTGTKVCVARRNVNQNTLTKTPDVTPISVGSTDTNEGKSSKNVYDSPPQNIYLTDFCPKGVISSSASGSKTEHHISAPLDTSANASAQQHNLISAAREDADLPKDIKSAACPITLGLCLEQRPGESLSELLSSHNLPSEQPSNSSVHDRVSTHLSAPTMDQSCGAKWSKDTASQGTSDTSMTNLNKPETPAERRPVLVQEKVSDTSKIIDSDPQPLLKTPEQHSPPHLILGTDGEIMQTKAEASCVSQALLPPLASTSTTVSSQEELLYVVQPSQTKSCQLACTSSATARQMSSGSVLAHTVCQYKPLNQRAVCSKDSSKLKHEVPGSKTCTPRQASIQYSSQQHGSILGAEVTRCNSEDVKALTPSTALITSSHFKPDTPVSGSTPEESIERGKTPGGLDPVNQDSFTGPRVGGTLQSSQLQREAGTGSRGWVPQEPENGGGEGEMVGNNCMELEDHAKEVKREEATDLPEGYRTAAKPHPHLSQPVTNACHNTSSPAQLDTSTTSDSATSAFCGATSLSHDSLPLNQRKCSHPDSSRQLLQSSCVKGTPKLSGQSKAKEAERVPLGCQERLTTLSAGQSDAKHLHPTCGHLLAHPLLVNAIQKEVQKDTQMKTSASQQSHSQEQRPMSEHKPYGTTEFNVPNEPSISLSSDSNRTINTTPIHTSPPCPKRTTTNATHTNPICASSALHNPTEPNAPQCHLGGSYVEEEESSSSSDDEGKLVIELE